Below is a window of Desmonostoc muscorum LEGE 12446 DNA.
CAAAATTAGAGGAATAATTACGGCTGCTATACTCACACTTAGCCAAAGTTTCCCCGATCGCACTTTAGGTGATAGTGTTTTGAGAGCTTGCAATACTTCATTTGCTGACTGGTAACGCTGGCGGTAGTCATAGCGCACCATTTTATCAATGATATTTGCTAGTTTAGGGCTAACTTGGGTGCGTAGTTTACCGCCGTAGGCATCGCGCCAAACAATCTCCCCTGTTTTTGAATCTGTCCGTATTCCTCCCGGATAAGGATTTATCCCCGTTAATGCTTGAATAGCAATAATTCCCACTGCATAAATATCACTGGCGAAAGTAGGTTGACCTTTTGCCTGTTCGCCAGGCATATAACCAGGAGTCCCAATAGCAACAGTCAAAGTCATCTTTCCTTGAGGATTTACAACCTGAGTACTAACTTCTTTTACTGCACCAAAATCAATTAAAACAATTTTCCCATCAGAACGACGGCGGCGGATATTCGAGGGTTTGAGATCCCGATGTATTAAGTTCTGTTGATGAACAAAAGCTAAAACTTCTAAAATCTCTTGTAAAAGTTTAATGACTATAGGTTCACTCAGTTGTTGACCTGAGATTAATTCTTCAGCTAAATCGTGACCTTCTATATATTCCTGTACTAGATAAAATTCTTGGTTTTCTTGAAAGAACGCCAACAGGCGCGGGATTTGGTCATGATGTCCTAAGCGTTCTAGCTTTTCTGCTTCGGTGTCAAACAATCTTTTGCCAATTGTCAAAGTATTTGGGTCAGTGGACATTGGTTTAAATTGCTTGACAATACATTGAGGCTTCCCAGGTCGTCCGGTGTCAATGGCTGTGAAAGTAACTCCAAATCCACCTTTGCCGAGTTGTTCCAGAATTTGGTAGCGTCCACCGAGAATTTGACCTATCATCCCAGTCACCAATGTATCCTGCAATTTTTATACCATTTTCTCGGATTGCGAAAGTGCGATGAACCGTATTGCCCTGTCACTGTGTAAAATGTGCTATGAGGCTTCGTTTCCAGTAGATAATTGACAAAACTACTGGTATCCCGTATATGATAAATGGTGTAGATGACTTTGAATGGGATAATAACAAAGCCATTGCCAATTGGCAAAAGTATGGTGTTAGTTTTTCTCAGGCAATCAAAGCGTTTAACGACCCCTTTGCCATAGAACGGTTTGATGAGCGTGAAAATGATGAGGAAGAGCGTATCAACCTGATTGGTATGTGTGATGGAGTACTGTTGCATGTAACCTATACCGAACGGGGGGAGCGTATCCGGTTAATATGAGCCAGAAAGGCACAGAAACATGAACGAAACGACTATTACCGCGAGAATGCACAAGGATGGGACGGTGGTTGAAGTATTGCCTGATGGTAGCGAGCGACCATTTCCAGAACAGCTTATGCGTCACACGACTGAAGAAGAAATTCACGCGGCGGCTGTTAGTGACCCTGATGCTCGTCCGATGACAGAAGCTGAGTTACGCAACGCCAGACGTGTTCCCCGCACTAAAACCATACGCCGCGCATTGCGATTGACCCAGGAGGAATTTGCAGCGCGTTACCAGATCCCCCTTGGCACGTTGCGGGACTGGGAGCAAGGACGCAGCGAGCCAGACCAGACTGCAAAGGCATACCTCAAGGTTATTGCTGCCAATCCCGATGCCATCTATCAGGCATTGCAGGTTACTCCCCATTAAGAGTCTTGATCTTTGGCAAATCATGATTTGCCGATCGTAGTAGAATTCAGAATTACAGCAATTTTCAGGTAAATACACCACGTTGTAGGGGCGCCAAGCTTAGCGCCCCTACCGGGGATTGTGGTTCAAATAGATGAAAAACGCTGTAAAACAGTAGAGACGTTGCATTGCAACGTCTCTACACATTGGAAAATCCCACCAATAACTCACTACTCAGGACTGCTGCGGTAATTTTATTCCACCACTGTTACGGAAGCTCCCTCTGCGGCTGGAGGTATACTCGGTAACTCCAGACAGTATCCAGCACCATACACTGTCTTGATGTAGCGGGGGTGGCGAGGATCTGGTTCTAGCTTGGTTCGTAAGTGACGAATATGGACTCGAATTGTTTCAATGTCGTCATCAGGATCGTAGCCCCAAACTTCTCTGAGGATTTCGCTGGGGGAAACTGTTTGACCGTGGCGTTGCAGTAAGCAGTGAAGTAGCTCAAATTCCAAGTGAGTCAATTTCACTGTCTCGTTGAACCAGATGGCCTCAAATCTTTCGGGAACGAGGGTGAGTGAGCCATAGTTGAGAATCTCACTGTGTTTGGCTGCTTGGGGAATGCGGTCGGTACGTCGCAAAAGTGCCCGCACCCGCGCTAGCAGTTCTTCAACTTCAAAAGGCTTGGTGAGGTAGTCATCTGCGCCAGCGTTAAAGCCTTCCACCTTGTCCTGAGTTTGGCTCAACGCCGTCAACATTAACACGGGAATCTCGGCGGTGCGATCGTCGCGGCGCAGGCGTTGGCAAACTGTAAATCCATCTACTCTGGGCAGCATCAGATCGAGCATGATCAAGTCTGGTTGTAGCTGGAGAGCCAGCGCTTGACCTTTGATGCCGTCTTCAGCTTGACTAACATCGTAGCCAGCCATTTCCAAGTTGACGGCAACTAGTTCTGAAATCGCTGGGTCATCGTCTATGACAAGAATCCTCGGCATTCTTAAAAAATTATTACTACTTATTAAGGATAAATAACAACCTTTGATAGATACAAAGATTTTTGAATCGATTCTAAAAAAGATTTTAAATCTTACATAAATATTAAGATTAAATGACGGTGAAATCAAGACTCAATTAAACGAAATCTTATAGTCTATGATGTGTTATACTCCCCCCTACAATCCGTCTTGGTTTTTACAAAATGGTGTGATCATGACTGTACACACTGCTTTGTGCGGCAAGCGTTATTGGGAAACTAAAACTCAAGACCCAGAACCTTCTTATCACGAACAAATTTTTATCGGTGCCCAAGGTGTGCCAATTTTTGGCTTGGTTGCCATCCCGGAAAATGCTCATAGTACGATTATCGGTACTTATGGGATTACAGGAGAGTTAGAAACACAATGGTATTTGAGGGTATTAGGACGTAAGGCTTTCGCTCAAGGATATGCTGTGGTGTTATTTGATTGGCGTGCCCACGGCAAAACAGCCGAATTGTCGCCGACTCTAACTTCCGATGGTCTTTACGAGGGGGAAGATTATGTTCGCATCGCTGCGGCTGCTAAGGCAATGGGATGTCCGGGGAAATTTTGGTTTACAGGGTTTTCTTTGGGAGGACAATTGGCGCTGTGGGGCGTGAAAGTTGCTGGGGAAGTAATTAAGGAGTATGAAGATTTAGGGTTAGAAGATAGCGATATTGGTGGTGGTATGGTGATTTGTCCGAGTTTGGATTCAGAGCGATCGCTATCTTATCTAGTTGCAAAACCTTTTGGCAGATATTTGGAAGCCGGAATTGCCAGGGATTTAAAAAAACTGGCGTGGCGACTACATGATACACATCCCGGAAGCTTTGACGCTGCGGCCATTGAACGGGCGAATAGCATCTGGGGATTTGACAATGAATTGGTAATTAATCGACTAGGTTTTTCTTCTGTAGAGGCATATTACCAAGCTAGTAGTGCTTTAAAAATATTGCCGCAAATCTCAAAACCAACTTTGATTATTTATGCCGCCGATGACCCACTTTTTGACCCAGCTATTATACCGGAATTACAAGTTGCTTGCGATAATAATCCGGCAATAGATTTGTTACTCACTCAGTACGGGGGTCATGTTGGCTATTTGAGTAGTAAAAAGTGCCAACAACAAATAAAAGACCCTGACATTTGGTGGGCATGGAATCGGATTTTACAGTGGTTGGAACAAAAGCGAACAGAGTAGTAGGCAAAACAATTTTCCAGTTCAAGACTTACGCAAAAATTGCCAAAAAGCTCAATAATAAAATATTGCAATATAGCAGGCCTAAATCATTCGTGAAAAAAATCCATTGCCTATTGCCTGCCTCCACAACTAATTTCACAACTTGACCCAGAAGCTACCACAATATACTTGGTATACCAGCAATGACAGAAGCAATACCTGTCCAGAGAGTAAAGCGTTCAATATCTAGTTCATCCAAAGCAACGCTCATTTGCTTAATTGCTAATAGTAGTGCTGTCAGTAGCAGCACAAAGAATGCAAGGTACTCCAAAGTAACAATCATTCATCCTCGCTATATCTAAAATAAAGTTGTTCTAATAGGTTTTTAGCAAGCTTTGGCAAGGTTTTTTTGTTCGAGATTTAACAGTTTATGAGAAAAATTATTTACCAGTGAAGAAACAAGTTTACTAAAGCTGACGGAAGATTTAAGATAGCAAAGGTGTGATTTTTCGAGCGCGGTTAGTTGCAACACTGCAAACGGCTGGTAGCCGAGAAAGCTGTGAACATGCGAGGCGATTGCTTTGGCATAGCACATTAGTATAATATTGCGAAAATTGTCGTAATTAAAGAAACTACTAGAGTACAACTCCCTTGACTTTCTAACTCAATGACTGCTATCCATCATCTTTGGCTACCTGCACCGACAGATTTAAGTTTATTACCGGATGAAATTCATATCTGGCGCATAAATCTTGAGCAACCGGAACCACAGTTGCAACATTTGAGAACAACCCTTTCCAGTGACGAAATTGCTCGTGCTGAACGATTTTATTTTGAGGAACATCGCCAGCGTTTCATCGCTGGGCGTGGTATTCTGCGAAGTATATTAGGTCGTTATTTGGGTATTAAGCCATCAGAAGTTCAGTTTAATTATCAACAGCGTGGCAAACCAATATTAGCAGATAGCTTTGCTGACAGTGGACTAGAGTTTAACTTGTCTCACTCCCAAGAATTAGGTTTGTGTGCAGTGAATTATAAGCGCGAAATTGGTGTAGATTTAGAATATATTCGTCCGGTTTCAGATTTAGAAGCTCTTGCCAAACGATTCTTTTTAACGAGAGAATATGAAATGTTGCGATCGCTCCCTTCAAACCAACAGCAAGAGGTATTTTTCCGTTACTGGACTTGCAAGGAAGCTTATTTAAAAGCAACTGGAGACGGAATATCCCAGCTAGAGGAAGTTGAAGTGTTCCTCACTCCCACAGAACCAGCCAAGTTACAGATATCAGAAGACTGGAGTCTTTTTGAATTAGTACCTGCCAATAATTATGTTGCTGCTGTTGCTGTAGCGAATTTTGGCTGCAACTTAAAATGTTGGCAATATTAATGGGCATTGGGCATTGGTTATTCTTTCTCCCCCTGCCTCCCCTGCTCCCCCTGCTCCCCCTGCTCTCTTAACTCCCTCATCCCCCCTACTTCTCTTCCTGCATATTTCTGACAATTTTCGTCACAATTCTTCTAGGTACAAATCTGACACTTTTTGCTAGTAGTTTATTCATGAAACCAGGAATGACAATGGTTTTGCCTCTCATTAGGGCGCGATAACCAATTTCGGCTACTGTTTGTGCATCCATCATTCTCTTACCCTTGAGCATTTTAGAGTCTGCCATTCCCGTTCTTTGATGAAAGGCTGATTCTGTGGAACCTGGGCAAAGAACTGTCACAGTGACGCCTGTACCTTCTAATTCATTGGCGATCGCTTCTGAAAACGATAAAATATAAGCCTTAGTCGCAAAATAAACCGCCATCAAAGGCCCTGGTTGAAAAGCAGCAGCCGAGGCGACGTTTAATATTTTTCCTTCACCTTGCTTAACCATATCCTGGAGAAATAGCTTAGTTAAATGGGTGAGACACACCAAATTTACCTGTAGCATTTCTAACTCAGCAGCTAGATTGGTTTCCTGAAATAATCCATAAATACCAAATCCAGCATTATTTACCAATACATCAACCTTAATATTGGCTTGTTGCAATTCCGTGAAAATTTCTTCTGGAGAGGTTGATATCGATAAATCTTTAACAATACCTTTGACGAAATTTCCGAATTTCGACTGAAATTTATCTGCAATTTCTCCTAGCTTTAGCCCATTTTTATCTACCAAGACAAGATTGTAATCATCAGCAGCAAAAATACACGCTAATTCGTAACCAATTCCACTTGCTGCTCCAGTAATAAGAGCAGTTTTTTTGCTCTGTGCTTGATGTGTTGTGTTCATGTAAGAATGTTGGTGAATTCAACTGAATGAAACTGCTTTGCATTGACAGTGGTTATTGTTCTACAATTAAGTATGCGTAATATCTCAATCTACGATAAACGTCTTGAGTCAAAATAATTTGTAATTTGCTTTGGAATTACCAATTAAGCGTTGATGTACAAGGGAAAATCAAGAGACACCCTCTACATACACATATTGATTAAGAAACAAAAATCGGTAAATTCAAAGTTTAATGTCCTACATCAACCATTGTATACTGTTTTTTTTGTCAAGATGTTAATTTTAAAATTTACATTTATAGAACAGGAGTCAAAATGGGCTACGCCCCGCTGCGCTAACAGAATTAGCGAAAACTCTACCCTTTTATGGATAGAGTTTGGCAATGGTAATATTTCATACTTATTCTTCAAGCTTCAGAGTATAAATTCGCTTCTGATCATACATTTTTAAATTTTGGATTTTGAATATTAAATCCAAAATCCAAAACCTAAAATCTAAAATTGCCTGGGTTTCTAAGCGATATTCAAGAAACCTGTTTGAATCAAATAGGCAGTATAAGTCATAAACAATTGAGAGTCAATGGTTGGACAAACAATAGAACTTCCTGCTAGTGCATGGAGGGTATCTTGGCAGCTAATATGGGGTCTTCTAGCTTGCAAGTATAAATCAGGAATAGTCAGTTGTTCATCAGACCAGCGTTCCAGTAAAAAGGGTCGCAGAGTGTATAAAGGATTGTCTACAGAAGACACATTATTGACTAACTCTGATTGCCATTTTTCGTAGGGAATCATCTCAACGGAATAACCAAAAGAACGTATCCAGTCAACTAAGATTTTCAAAGGTGCAGGTTGGGGATGTTGTAGATGGAAAGCCTTACCTATGGATTCTTTTTGGCGTGATAGATAGACAATGGCTTTACTAACATAGTCTACGGGAGACATATCTAACATATATTCTACATCGGGAAAACTTCCCATTTGTAGACAACCTTTGGCCATCAAATTGATAAAGTCATGGGTGTTACAAATGCCTGTTTTACTGTCTCCAGAAATCAGAGGTGGGCGATAGATAGTTACAGGAAGTCCTCGGTCACCAGCGATTTTAACTAACTTTTCAGCTACCCATTTAGTTTGAGAGTAACCGAGATAAATACCTTCCCAATGACTAAATTCATCCTGTTCTTTGACAACCTGACCAGCATAAGCAGGTGATTCAAAAACAGCAACACTAGAAACGTAATGTACAGGCTTGACTTTAACTTGACATGCTAATCTTAAAACTTCTTGAGTTCCCAGAACGTTAGCAGCCTTCAATGCCGAGTAGGGGTAAACATAATTCAGCAAAGCACCGCTATGATAGATACTATCAATTTTGGCAGCTAAGACTTGAAATTGTTCTAAGCCAAGACCTAATAATGGTAGAGATAAATCGCCGACAACAGGAATAATTCTAGAATTAAACTCTTCCTGCCAAATTGCATATTGTTGCAGATTATTTTGCAGTTTAGTCTTACCGGCTTCAGCATTATCAGCACGGACTAAACAATAGATATCCGCGTTGGTTTCTTGTAGTAATTCCCGGATGACAAAAGCTCCTAAAAAGCCTGTTCCTCCAGTTAAAAAGATGTTTTTAGGTTCACCTACAGGTAGATTAGAAGCAGCACCAGGATGAATGGTGGGGTCGAGAACAGCCTCGGCACCTAAATCTAAAAACACGGGGGCAGTATTAGCGTTAGAAGATGCCACCTTTGTATCTTGAATCCCTGAATCTTCTTGCACTTCTTCAGCTAAACGCTGTGAAAGTGCAGCAATACTTGGGTAATGCCATAACAGTAGGGGAGATGGTTGAAATCCGAGCAATTTTTCTAATTTACCTACTAGAATCATTGCCTGGGCAGAATCTAAACCATAGTTTTCTAAATTTTCTTCGATATCTATTTCAGCAGTTTCTACTCCTAGCAACTGGGCTAAGTTAGATACTAAAAAAATCTGAATATCTGCTGCGCTCAAAGACTGTTTTAAAGTCATTTTTAAATCTCCATTAATGTAGAACGAACTGGGTGATACTGACTGTAATAATCAGAGACTTGCAGCCCTTGAATTTTCAAACTTTGGATGCGATATAAAAAGGCTGCGCCAGTCATCATTTGCTCAGCAACATCAACTACCCGGCGATTATTTGGGTCAGACAGGTAAGTACCTCGTACCCAGTCATTGAAGCTACCCATTGCCGGCCCACACCAAATTTGATAATCGACTTCTCGACCTTTTTCACCAGAATTAGACCACCGAGAAGATAATCCTAAATACCAGCGGAAAATCAATGCCATTTTTAGCTTCGGATTATTGACTGCTTTGCCCAATTTTTCTGGATTTCTTTGGGACAAATAAGCCGCTGTTCCTTCCCAAACTTCAGCAAGAGTTTTGCGAAAAACTTGTTTTTCTAATTTCTCTCTTTCTGCAAGAGGAATGTCTTCAATTGAGTTATAAGCGCGATAGAGTTCAAATAATTTTTGCGCTCGCATGGGGAACATTGTACCCCGTTTGAGGACTTGCAATTTGACTCCCATTTCAAACATATCTGCGGCTGGCGCCATTATCATATCAGCCATTTCTGCTTGGGCTAGTAATTTTTTGGTATGTTCACAAGCCCCAGATTCAACACATGACTGATTAATAGAACCAGTTACCACATAAGCAGCACCCATCATGAAACCGGCTAATGCTGATTCTGGCGTACCAATTCCACCCGCTACTCCCACTCGAATAGGTATTTGGTAATGATTTTGGGCTTGAATTTCATCCCGCAAAGCAACAATAGAAGGTAGCAAACAAACCAAGGGACGGTTATCTGTATGACCACCAGAATCAGCTTCGACGGTAATATCATCAGCCATGGGAACTTTAGCCGCGAGAGTGGCTTGCAACTCAGTAATTAACCCTTGTTCTAGAAGTTCTTTAAGAATTCTAGGTGGTGCTGGTTGCATGAATTTAGTAGCAACTTCTCGCCGAGAAATTTTAGCAATGACTTTATTTCTGATTTCAATTTGATTGGCGTTATTTAATCCCAAGCCAGCTACACGATAGTAGACAATGTTGGGAGTCAAATCAAGAAATGCAGATGCTTCTACTGTTTTTACCTGATATTTCAGGTATAAATCTACAGCACGGCGTTCAATTGCGGGTTCGCTGGGACTGTGAATTAAATTAAATGCGTAAGGGCCTTGGGGTAAGGCTTGTTGAATTTTGTTAATGGCTGCTTCTAAACGGTCTGGACTTAAACCACCTGCGCCAAAGGAACTCAAGATTTGCGCTTTTCCCAGTGCAATAACCATTTCTTCCGAAGCGATACCACCAGCCATTGCACCAGTAGTATAGGCATATTTCACTCCATGAAATGAGAGGAAATTAGGATCTCCTAACTGTTGAATTCTGACTGGTGGCGCAAATGTCAACAGTTCTATTTGTGTTGTTGTAGTATTATCAGTTGGGGACAAATACCCCTCGTTTGTGACACCGATTTTTCCAGCAACTTTCACGACGTAGCAAGGTTTATCTAATACCATCAATTTATTTTTGATGGCTTCTTGCTCAAAAGATATAGATTCTAAAGAACCTTTCCAAACTTGGTTTTGGTTATGAAACCAAGTAGAGAAGTTCAGTCCGTTATCGTGTTTACTTAGTACCGTATCTACGGTTGTCACAGCAGTTGTCCCTCAAATTATAAGCGTTATAAAAGAAGAGGAAGAGGAAACAAGAAGGGGAAAGAAAATTTTTCTTTTATCCTTGAAGTTTTCCCCCAGCGAACGGTACTAGTCTGTCAAGGTGATTTTTAGAGATAAATAAATTTTTGATTCTCTTCTTTTCTTTGCGCTCTTTGCGCCCTTTGTGGTTCGTTTATTTATCTCACAAAACTAAGTTGACAGACTAGTATTGATACTTAAAGTATGTAGGCTCCTGTTAGGATTCTTCGTCGAGTAAGTTTTGGGCACAAGCTAATTGCAGTTGAATAATCTCACTCATTTGCTTGCTAAATTCTTGTCTAGCTTGCAGAAAAGCTGTGTGTGCTTTAGTTATCTTGGAGTTGTTAGCGTTGAGTTTTTGATACTGAGACTTATTTAAATCAGACATGTGGATGATTTTACGAAACTTTCGAGTGATTGTCTGCTCAATTGCGGTTGACTCAGAAGATTGTAATTGTTCTCTCGGTTCAAAACCGTTATCAATGATATTTTTCAGATGAAGTTCTTCTGGTTGAGTGGAGAATGACGAAATGTTATGGGAAGAACTTTCTGTTTGGATTATCTCGTTGGAAGTGTTAAGATAATCTATGATTTCGGATTCTGGGATATTAGGTATATGTTGATGCTGTTTTTTGAAGGCATCGCTCCTAAGATCCCCGGCAAAATCTTCAACAAGTTTGCGATTTTCTTCACTCAAAATTGTAGCAGCAATTACTTTCCCACCCAAGGTAACTGTTCTCAAGGTGGCTTTACTTTTATTAGTCGTTTCTTGGTGTTTGCTGTACAGTGGTGATAAATCTACGTTCACTTGATGACTGAGTAATTTTGCTAATGCTTTGACCATTGCAGCATGGTCATCCATCCCTCTACGATTTAGAGATACTGTGATGTATTCTTTGTTGCTGAGAATTTTATCAATCCACCGCGAACAAACACTACCGGCGCCTGCTTCTAGAAATATTCGCACTCCATCGTCGTAGATGCGGTTCACTAATCGCGGAAAATCAAGTTCTTGGCACAATCCTTTAGCGATGTTGTGAGCAATGGCATCACTTTCAAGTGCAATTGGTTGATAATCGGCGGCTGAATAAAAAACAATGCCGGGAAGATTTTGGGATGGTAAGGTGTTTACCTTCTTAATTTCTTCGTACTGCGATCGCATTGCTTCACAATGTATCACATGGTCGAAGGGAGCGGGGAAAGCGTTGCAACCTAAAGTTTCAATTACTCGCTTACAGGCTGCATCTTCACCAGCAATTAATACTTCTTCGGGTGTGTTGATTTGAGTTAGATAAACACGATTCTCATGTTTCAGGCATTCTCTTACTTGGGATGGAGTCGCCATGAGAACATAAGTATTCCAAAAATTGTTGTTTGGTGAATCTGTTAATGCCCAATATTCCCGTACAGCATTTTTCGGCCCGGATAATTTATCGCCAAATAAAGGCGATGAATTCAAGGTGTTACTTCCGCCCTCAAAATCACTCCAAACTCCTTGGGCAACCATCATACTAGTTTCACCCAAACTATACCCAAAAACACATTGCGGCTTGACTTGAAAATCATCTCGAAAAATTGCCGTCATGTATCTGGCAAAGGCAATTTCACTTTCAAACATTGCCAGTGAATCATCTAACAATTGCTTTTCGAGTGTTTCTAATTGTCTGGTTGTCAATTTAGGTAAGCTTCTGGGATAAACCAGTTTTTCCACATCAGCAGCTCGGTTATAGAGGTTGTTACTTTTTAAGTCCTCAAATACTTTGGGAAATAAACGAAAGACACTGCGACCAATGCCGATATAAGAATTGACTGCTGCGGGATAAACATAAGCTAATGAGCCAGTTTTACCCAATGGTTTGGCGGTGAAATAACTTCCTATTGGTGTTTGCCAATCTGTCCCTTTCTCAAAAGCATTATTTACACCTTTGCGGGCAGATTCAATTTCTTTGAGTAGTTCTTTTTTGTTACGTCCTATGATTGATAAGACGTATTTTCCATGAGAATGCTGTTGAAAGGTAGCGAATGTTTGACTGGCGGTAGCTGATAAAGAAGAACTAGCTTCGATGGATTGTTGGAGATGGTTAAGCAAATCTGGTATTGTAGAGCGATGGCTAACTGCTATGGGAAACAGATGAAAAGGCATTTGCTGCAAATATCTGTTGTCCCGCTCCTCTTGGCTGGGTTCCTCCGATAAGATTAAATGGGCGTAACTGCCATCTATCCCCATGCTATTAATTGCTGCTATTCTGCGTGTGGCGCCTTTATCGACAAACCAAGGTCTTGATTCCATTGCCACATAGAAGGGGCTACCTTCCCATACTTGCGGTGTTTTGACACCAGACCATTTCGGAGTGGCGGGAATATACCTGTAATAAAGACACAGAGCAGTTTTGATTAAGCTAGCAATTCCCGATGCGGTATAGGTGTGGCCGATATTGGCTTTGACGCTGCCCAATGCACAATGCAAACCATTGCCCACTTTCGGATAAGCTTGCAGTAAACCCGTGATTTCGGCTTCATCCTCCTGGGGAACGCCACTACCAAAGACTTCTACATAGTTAACATCTGTGGGTTGAATATCTGCCATCTCGAAGGCTTGTTTGCAGACATTACTGATAGCTGAAGCATCAGGTTTGACCACAGCGTTACTCAAAGTAGAATTACCTTGGGCGAAACTCATGGCATCAATAACTGCATAGATGCGTTCGTTGTCTTCCTTAGCAGCTTCGTAGCGCTTGAGGACAATTGCACCAGCACCCTCGCCAACCGTCCAGCCATTGGCTTGTTGGTCAAAACTCAAGGTATTGACACCCGTATTAATTGGTGCAAATTGGTTGCGGAACAAGACATTTTCCACACCACCCGCCAAATCCACCGCACCAACAACCACCGCGTCTACTTCTCCAGTGGCGAGTAGCATTT
It encodes the following:
- a CDS encoding PfaD family polyunsaturated fatty acid/polyketide biosynthesis protein — protein: MTTVDTVLSKHDNGLNFSTWFHNQNQVWKGSLESISFEQEAIKNKLMVLDKPCYVVKVAGKIGVTNEGYLSPTDNTTTTQIELLTFAPPVRIQQLGDPNFLSFHGVKYAYTTGAMAGGIASEEMVIALGKAQILSSFGAGGLSPDRLEAAINKIQQALPQGPYAFNLIHSPSEPAIERRAVDLYLKYQVKTVEASAFLDLTPNIVYYRVAGLGLNNANQIEIRNKVIAKISRREVATKFMQPAPPRILKELLEQGLITELQATLAAKVPMADDITVEADSGGHTDNRPLVCLLPSIVALRDEIQAQNHYQIPIRVGVAGGIGTPESALAGFMMGAAYVVTGSINQSCVESGACEHTKKLLAQAEMADMIMAPAADMFEMGVKLQVLKRGTMFPMRAQKLFELYRAYNSIEDIPLAEREKLEKQVFRKTLAEVWEGTAAYLSQRNPEKLGKAVNNPKLKMALIFRWYLGLSSRWSNSGEKGREVDYQIWCGPAMGSFNDWVRGTYLSDPNNRRVVDVAEQMMTGAAFLYRIQSLKIQGLQVSDYYSQYHPVRSTLMEI
- a CDS encoding PfaB family protein, with amino-acid sequence MEKIAIIGLSCLFPDAKNPEEFWNNIVNQKDSTSSATIEEIGVDPTIFHNPVKGTPDKTYSLKGGYIRNFQFNPSEYNLPPEFLTSLDNTFKWSLYAAKQAILHSGYWGNQTVLSKCGVILGNLSFPTKLSNDLFSPIYQQVITPAVRELLQYEDFDLAALPTATKASLYNALISGLPASIIAQALSLSQINLCLDAACSSSFYAIKLASHYLWSHKADVMLAGAISCADSLFVRMLFSGVQGYPENGISRPLDKSSRGLIPADGVGMVMLKRYSDAIRDGDNILATICGNGLSNDGKGKHLLSPNPKGQTLAFERAYNEAKFSPKTIDYLECHATGTLLGDTTEFNSIETFFGQNQAAPLVGSAKANTGHLLTAAGMVGLTKVILSMSHGVIPATMNVYEPLASENSTISADKIVRTATAWPNNNAPIKRAAISAFGFGGTNSHLILEQGNTTQSVESTPPVPPAKIAIVGMDAFFGNCNGLDAFERSIYDGTQHFTSLPPQRWHGIENQESVLKEYGLADGKAPIGAYIKDFEIDTLSCKIPPNEIEKLNPQQLLLLKVSDRAAKDAKLQEGGNVAVIVAAETEFSVHQLQQRWNLSWQVKDGLSNQGISLPAEQLTQLETIVKDSIHQPVEIGEYVSHIANIMASRISALWNFTGPAFTISAGENSTFKALEVAQMLLATGEVDAVVVGAVDLAGGVENVLFRNQFAPINTGVNTLSFDQQANGWTVGEGAGAIVLKRYEAAKEDNERIYAVIDAMSFAQGNSTLSNAVVKPDASAISNVCKQAFEMADIQPTDVNYVEVFGSGVPQEDEAEITGLLQAYPKVGNGLHCALGSVKANIGHTYTASGIASLIKTALCLYYRYIPATPKWSGVKTPQVWEGSPFYVAMESRPWFVDKGATRRIAAINSMGIDGSYAHLILSEEPSQEERDNRYLQQMPFHLFPIAVSHRSTIPDLLNHLQQSIEASSSLSATASQTFATFQQHSHGKYVLSIIGRNKKELLKEIESARKGVNNAFEKGTDWQTPIGSYFTAKPLGKTGSLAYVYPAAVNSYIGIGRSVFRLFPKVFEDLKSNNLYNRAADVEKLVYPRSLPKLTTRQLETLEKQLLDDSLAMFESEIAFARYMTAIFRDDFQVKPQCVFGYSLGETSMMVAQGVWSDFEGGSNTLNSSPLFGDKLSGPKNAVREYWALTDSPNNNFWNTYVLMATPSQVRECLKHENRVYLTQINTPEEVLIAGEDAACKRVIETLGCNAFPAPFDHVIHCEAMRSQYEEIKKVNTLPSQNLPGIVFYSAADYQPIALESDAIAHNIAKGLCQELDFPRLVNRIYDDGVRIFLEAGAGSVCSRWIDKILSNKEYITVSLNRRGMDDHAAMVKALAKLLSHQVNVDLSPLYSKHQETTNKSKATLRTVTLGGKVIAATILSEENRKLVEDFAGDLRSDAFKKQHQHIPNIPESEIIDYLNTSNEIIQTESSSHNISSFSTQPEELHLKNIIDNGFEPREQLQSSESTAIEQTITRKFRKIIHMSDLNKSQYQKLNANNSKITKAHTAFLQARQEFSKQMSEIIQLQLACAQNLLDEES